A part of Pelecanus crispus isolate bPelCri1 chromosome 22, bPelCri1.pri, whole genome shotgun sequence genomic DNA contains:
- the LOC142595683 gene encoding claw keratin-like, whose product MSCSSLCVPSCGVATPAPLANACNEPCVRQCPDSTVVIQPPASVVTFPGPILSSFPQYSVVGSAGVPGVAGGYGGTFGGSGGFGWLGGSGVFGGLGGSGGYGGFGSCGYGGWRRGHRYLSGSCGPC is encoded by the coding sequence atgtcctgctccagcctgtgcGTCCCTTCCTGTGGGGTGgccaccccggccccgctggcTAACGcctgcaacgagccctgcgtGCGGCAGTGCCCTGACTCCACGGTGGTGATCCAGCCCCCGGCCTCGGTGGTCACCTTCCCCgggcccatcctcagctccttcccgcagtACAGCGTTGTTGGCTCGGCGGGAGTCCCCGGTGTCGCTGGGGGCTATGGCGGCACTTTTGGAGGCTCTGGTGGGTTTGGATGGTTAGGAGGCTCTGGGGTGTTTGGCGGTCTTGGGGGCTCTGGCGGCTATGGAGGCTTTGGGAGCTGCGGATACGGCGGCTGGCGCCGAGGCCACAGGTACCTCAGTGGCAGCTGCGGGCCCTGCTAA